Proteins encoded within one genomic window of Argiope bruennichi chromosome 7, qqArgBrue1.1, whole genome shotgun sequence:
- the LOC129975522 gene encoding spidroin-2-like, with amino-acid sequence GPDGSSSASASSAGQSYGPGLGQQAGAGESSSSITSSVDSQGYGPGQSGYSRQQGYSSSSIAIFLGYGQNGYGPGSGATGTGSGIGQGPGGYDGQLGGPGGSSSASALSAGQSYGPGFGQQAGAGGSSSSATSSVDSQGYGAEQFGYSVQQGYSSSSIAISLGYGQNGYGPGSGATGSGSGTGQGEGGYGGQLGGPDGASSASASSVGQSYGPGLGQQIGPSGSSSSATSSVDSQGYGAGQSGYSGQQGYSSSSIAISLGYGQNGYGYSTGSDFNQEQYESSLNGQSVSSVAILDSTPGQGQLKGIGSSPSASVATSSSQLYGPGQSSYFDQQRSTGASSATASAAASRLSSPESSSRVSSAVSTLVSNGPTNPDALINAISSVISQVNANNSGLSECDVLIQSLLEILSALVHIMGSATLGEVNCDGTSQTAQMVSQSIAQIFS; translated from the coding sequence GGACCAGATGGCTCTTCTTCAGCATCGGCATCATCTGCTGGTCAGAGTTACGGACCTGGATTAGGACAACAAGCAGGTGCAGGTGAATCTTCCTCTTCTATAACGTCATCAGTTGATTCTCAAGGTTATGGTCCAGGGCAATCTGGATATTCTAGACAGCAAGGTTATTCATCTTCCTCAATCGCCATCTTCCTTGGTTATGGTCAAAATGGATATGGCCCTGGTTCAGGGGCAACTGGCACAGGCTCAGGAATAGGTCAAGGGCCAGGAGGATATGATGGACAATTAGGAGGACCAGGTGGCTCTTCTTCAGCATCTGCATTGTCTGCTGGTCAGAGTTACGGGCCTGGATTCGGACAACAAGCAGGTGCAGGGGGATCCTCCTCTTCTGCAACATCATCAGTTGATTCTCAGGGTTATGGGGCAGAGCAGTTTGGATATTCTGTACAGCAAGGTTATTCATCTTCCTCAATCGCCATCTCCCTTGGTTATGGTCAAAATGGATATGGCCCTGGTTCAGGTGCAACTGGCTCAGGCTCAGGAACAGGTCAAGGGGAAGGAGGATATGGTGGACAGTTAGGAGGACCTGATGGTGCTTCTTCAGCATCGGCATCGTCTGTAGGCCAAAGTTACGGGCCAGGACTAGGACAACAAATAGGACCAAGTGGTTCCTCATCCTCCGCAACATCATCAGTTGATTCTCAAGGATATGGCGCAGGTCAGTCTGGATATTCTGGTCAGCAAGGATATTCATCTTCCTCAATTGCCATCTCCCTTGGTTACGGTCAAAACGGGTATGGTTATAGCACAGGATCTGATTTTAATCAGGAACAATATGAAAGCTCACTAAATGGACAAAGCGTATCTTCAGTAGCAATTCTAGATTCCACACCTGGACAAGGACAGCTTAAAGGAATAGGATCTTCGCCCTCTGCTTCAGTAGCGACATCCAGCTCACAGTTATATGGCCCCGGACAATCTAGTTATTTTGATCAACAACGAAGTACCGGAGCTTCTTCAGCAACGGCTTCTGCTGCGGCTTCGAGATTGTCCTCACCAGAATCTTCTTCAAGAGTTTCATCAGCTGTTTCAACATTAGTGTCGAACGGGCCTACTAATCCAGACGCCTTGATAAACGCTATAAGTAGCGTTATATCACAAGTGAACGCAAACAATAGCGGTCTTTCGGAATGCGATGTCCTCATTCAATCCCTTTTAGAAATATTGTCTGCTTTAGTGCATATCATGGGATCTGCCACCCTTGGAGAAGTGAATTGTGATGGTACTAGTCAAACAGCTCAAATGGTGAGCCAGTCGATAGCCcaaatattcagttaa
- the LOC129976720 gene encoding tonsoku-like protein translates to MDENLKKIEKDKFKAINLGKYKEAADLSNYIGCQLFAKEKYEDALPYHLEELELNQKIDDNLGIAIAHRKLGECYAELGNFKKAFSHIKTYLDISVSLTNKVEEQRAWATLGRTFYLKYIKQKDADRDNHINSKVLDQAEKSYFKAFELCEHAKTHLNEKEYAEMKARCLLNLGLVCECRESITECATYIARAVALATKFNLYEDLYRCQSFLGSMYIKHQQYKDALKAIDCAIESAKKLNDNILLVEELMSKAGILISLKDFLGAKSCLVTAYKLHAPVEANYDKLCNLLKICVGLCNSQSKLEDLDPNNNDERKLIFEKMADALSYLENYKLALEYYFETLKCIENTECTISQRAPIYFSIAMTYKDIGEYDKALEYLNKEIDCYVNKLEEQTKSLMNMAEVYEEMGDFKKSETSYVKSVTVAQSSSNNKILKNSLIKLLDFYERNQMTEQAKKIKLKLKCNSFEDLSDNESEEDSPDPFDDICLDELPDLKETESKPYLRRRKCPKKSVFKPNNKGETPLQLACIDKKFSTVKKLIESGHEVNVRDNCGWTPLHEAVNHDAPEIVEYLLDHGADINDRGGPGCQGITPLHDAACCGLIHIMRMLISRGASVTVVDDRGFTPLERLIQRKMEVQDNLTADELKQFEEMEDELKKKMAQAGQPAKDTMLLNENVKDFAFSVDNDFSDDYFANSDSVCHSKKRTRSSSDSSSEENSDDNIEDSSSPNRSIQRDNWDDAKKAKLEYKTVMSSLRLSGKSIIPGHNATPKPDAIPALIEEDKIVDEWLIKDTEHIPKMKKKKRRMSRLQVRTSKSLYNYMASTNVFCENMENVIIDNNTNDSSSNTSEVITESTKNLQESNPSQVIKKDGSKLSFCIKVKITDKLILVPIPEDSCSIGWLAEQAAQRYQDLLGSKPHLTLMTKDGAFLSKTDLVKNLFDNNEEIASNVEFWDEPSLNERYIQLCEKRGLTLSPSIQKRLLNFEVSPELNFSNCSIPNPQMIVIFSVLQYFQNLQHLDLSGTVITDTIASGIISCFPSFSSLVSLNMSCCCLTIETVKNISHYLQEQQSSEARLPHLKTLIMDSNLFYGNSSEYFNIILLLSSLKVLSLYSCSLIPSFFENRELCQLLENSCLEELNVACNSFSEQSINNLLHSLPKKSLKKLDLSRTVQSYSFIPNMCAFLIFIPVLQEVHLEDCNLKDEDLYLLAQSAFHCPQLKSFNISSNADLSSVAILNFLKSILNNNRSLTDIFMTGTCLWDTQSTETLISILSSSNVNNLMLDSIPEPCQEKLIEFWKNHWGGKASCLSALFCKLSIL, encoded by the coding sequence ATggatgaaaatctgaaaaaaatagaaaaggacAAATTCAAAGCAATTAATCTTGGTAAATATAAAGAAGCCGCGGATCTTTCGAATTATATCGGATGTCAATTATTTGCAAAGGAAAAGTATGAAGATGCTTTACCATATCACCTCGAAGAATTagaattaaatcagaaaatagatGATAATCTTGGAATTGCTATTGCACATCGTAAACTTGGCGAATGTTACGCTGaacttggaaattttaaaaaagcattttcccATATTAAGACTTATTTGGATATTTCTGTCTCCTTAACAAACAAAGTAGAAGAACAACGTGCCTGGGCAACCCTTGGAAGgactttctatttaaaatacataaaacagaAAGATGCTGATAGAGACAACCATATTAATTCTAAAGTTCTTGATCAAGCcgaaaaatcttatttcaaagcTTTTGAATTATGTGAGCATGCAAAAACTCATTTGAATGAAAAAGAGTATGCTGAAATGAAAGCTCgctgtttattaaatttagggCTTGTATGTGAATGCCGTGAGAGCATAACTGAGTGTGCTACTTATATTGCTCGTGCTGTAGCTTTagcaactaaatttaatttatatgaagatTTATATCGATGCCAAAGCTTTCTTGGCTCTATGTATATTAAGCATCAACAATATAAAGATGCATTAAAGGCTATAGATTGTGCAATAGAATCTGCTAAAAAactaaatgataatattttattggttGAAGAATTGATGTCAAAGGCtggaattcttatttctttaaaagactTCCTTGGAGCCAAATCCTGCCTAGTAACAGCATATAAACTGCATGCTCCAGTAGAagcaaattatgataaattatgtaatcttttaaaaatttgtgtggGGTTATGCAATTCTCAGAGCAAATTAGAAGATTTAGAtcctaataataatgatgaaagaaaacttatatttgaaaaaatggctGATGCACTCTCATATTTAGAGAACTATAAATTAGCTTTAGAATATTATTTCGAAACtttgaaatgtattgaaaatacaGAATGTACTATATCTCAGAGAGCTCCTATCTATTTTTCAATTGCAATGACTTATAAGGATATTGGTGAATATGACAAAGCACTAGagtatttaaataaggaaatagaTTGTTATGTGAATAAACTTGAAGAGCAAACAAAGTCTCTAATGAACATGGCCGAAGTATATGAAGAAATGGGTGATTTCAAGAAGAGTGAAACAAGTTATGTTAAATCAGTTACTGTTGCACAAAGCagttcaaacaataaaatattaaaaaattctctgattaaacttttggatttttatgaaagaaatcaaatgaCTGAGCAAgccaaaaaaataaagttaaaattaaaatgtaattcatttgaaGATTTATCAGACAATGAATCCGAAGAAGACAGTCCTGATCCATTTGATGACATATGTCTAGATGAACTACCAGATTTGAAAGAGACTGAATCAAAGCCATATCTTCGAAGAAGAAAATGTCCTAAGAAGTCAGTTTTCAAGCCAAATAACAAAGGTGAAACTCCTTTGCAGTTGGCTtgtattgataaaaaattctcaactgttaaaaaattaattgaaagtggTCATGAAGTAAATGTTAGAGATAACTGTGGTTGGACACCTTTACATGAAGCTGTTAATCATGATGCACCTGAAATTGTTGAATATCTACTGGATCATGGAGCTGACATTAATGACCGTGGTGGTCCAGGTTGTCAAGGTATCACTCCACTTCATGATGCCGCTTGTTGTGGACTCATTCATATTATGAGGATGTTGATTTCCAGAGGTGCTTCTGTTACTGTTGTAGATGATCGTGGTTTTACTCCATTAGAAAGGCTGATTCAAAGGAAGATGGAAGTGCAAGATAATTTGACTGCAGATGAATTAAAACAGTTTGAAGAAATGGAagatgaattgaagaaaaaaatggctcAAGCTGGCCAGCCTGCAAAAGACACTATGCTGCTTAATGAAAATGTTAAGGATTTTGCATTTTCTGTTGATAATGACTTTTCTGATGATTATTTTGCTAATAGCGATTCTGTATGCCATTCAAAAAAACGTACCAGATCCTCATCTGACTCTTCATCTGAAGAAAACTCTGATGACAATATTGAAGATTCCTCATCTCCTAATAGAAGCATTCAAAGAGATAATTGGGATGATGCTAAAAAAGCTAAGTTAGAATATAAGACGGTGATGTCCAGCTTGAGACTAAGTGGAAAATCGATAATTCCAGGACATAATGCAACGCCCAAACCTGACGCTATTCCAGCCTTGATTGAAGAAGATAAAATTGTTGATGAGTGGTTAATTAAAGATACTGAGCACATtcctaaaatgaagaaaaagaaacgaAGAATGTCACGTCTACAAGTACGTACCAgtaaatctttatataattatatggCTTCTACAAATGTATTTTGTGAAAACATGGAAAATGTAATTATAGATAATAATACCAATGATTCATCTAGTAACACTAGTGAAGTTATCACAGAATCCACTAAAAATTTGCAGGAAAGTAACCCTTCCCAAGTAATTAAAAAGGATGGTTCAAAATTGTCTTTCTGTATAAAAGTCAAAATAACTGATAAACTCATATTGGTCCCTATACCAGAAGATTCATGCTCAATTGGATGGTTAGCTGAGCAAGCAGCTCAAAGATATCAAGATTTACTTGGTAGTAAACCACACTTGACTCTTATGACAAAAGATGGTGCCTTTCTTTCTAAAACAGATTTAGtgaaaaatttgtttgataaCAATGAAGAAATTGCATCAAATGTTGAATTCTGGGATGAGCCCTCTCTTAATGAACGTTATATTCAGTTATGTGAGAAACGTGGTTTGACGCTTTCCCCTTCAATTCAGAAACGTTTGTTAAACTTTGAAGTGTCCCCAgagttaaatttttcaaattgttctaTTCCTAATCCACAAATGATTGTAATCTTTTCAgtacttcaatattttcaaaacttgcaGCATCTTGACCTAAGTGGAACAGTTATCACTGATACAATAGCTTCTGGAATTATATCTTGTTTCCCATCTTTTTCTTCTCTAGTCTCACTAAATATGAGTTGCTGCTGTTTAACTATAGagactgtgaaaaatatttctcattatctTCAAGAACAACAGAGCTCTGAAGCCAGACTTCCACACTTGAAGACTCTCATCATGGATAGTAATTTGTTTTATGGGAATTCcagtgaatattttaatattatcctcCTACTTAGTTCTTTAAAGGTTTTAAGCCTTTATTCTTGCAgtttaattccatcattttttgaaaatagagaACTCTGCCAACTTTTGGAAAATTCATGCTTGGAAGAACTTAATGTTGCATGCAATTCTTTTAGTGAACAAAGTATAAATAATCTGTTGCATAGTCTTCCAAAGAAAAGTTTGAAGAAATTGGATCTATCTCGTACTGTTCAAAGTTATTCTTTTATTCCAAACATGTGTGCTTTTCTGATATTCATTCCTGTGCTTCAAGAAGTACATTTAGAAGAttgtaatttaaaagatgaagatCTTTATCTCCTAGCCCAAAGTGCTTTTCATTGCCcacaattaaaatctttcaatatttcatcaaatgCTGATTTATCATCTGTAgctattctaaattttttgaaatcaattttaaataataatagatctTTAACTGATATCTTTATGACTGGAACATGCTTATGGGACACACAAAGTACAGAGACTCTAATTAGTATCTTGAGCTcatcaaatgtaaataatttaatgttggACAGCATTCCAGAGCCTtgtcaagaaaaattaattgaattttggaaGAATCATTGGGGTGGAAAAGCATCTTGTTTAAGTgctttattttgcaaattaagtatattgtaa
- the LOC129976744 gene encoding spidroin-2-like, whose amino-acid sequence MNWKNSCLSLLLLAALCINISNAQDVVESPWSTTERADIFIKYFIETISRSPAFTREQIDDMSSIGDTLIASLDNMSKSGKSSTNILQALNMAFASSMAEIAIIDQGGQSIDIKTDAIIDALNEAFIKTGGRVNNQFLSEIRQLIIMFSRNSMNDITSGNTITSSGFAAGDYVSSFPITAVVTSDGYTAGQSSYQTSYTLSSTGDNRQQNNGIGQGVSSATTSSTQGYGLSQTSNGISSFATGDSQGYGQGLSGYQDQQGYSSSSSAIAISLGYSQNGYGPTTGATGIGSGAGQGQGGYGGQLGGPDGSSSASASSAGQSYGPVLGQQAGAGGSSSSVTSSVDSQGYGPGQSGYSGQQGYSSSSIAISLGYGQNGYGPGSGATGTGSGLSQGQGGYDAQLGGPGGSSSASASSAGQSYGPGLGQQAGAGGSSSSVTSSVDSQGYGPGQSGYSGQQGYSSSSIAISLGYGQNGYGPGSGATGTGSGLSQGQGGYDAQLGGPGGSSSASASSAGQSYGPGLGQQAGAGGSSSSATSSVDSQGYGSGQYEYSGQQGYSSSSIAISLDYGQNGYGSGSGATGTGSGIDQGQGGYDGKLGGPDGSSSASASSAGQSYGPELGQQAGTCGSSCSITSSVDSQGYGPGQSGYSGQQGSSSSSIAISLGYGQNGYGPGSGATGTGSGLGQGQRGYDAQLGGPGGSSSASASSAGQSYGPGLGQQAGAGGSSSSATSSVDSQGYGPGQFEYSGQQGYSSSSIAISLDYGQNLYGSGAGATGTGSGINQGQGGYDGQL is encoded by the coding sequence ATGAATTGGAAGAATTCTTGCCTCTCTCTGCTTTTATTAGCTGCCCTCTGCATCAATATTTCTAATGCACAAGATGTAGTAGAAAGTCCATGGTCAACTACTGAAAGGgctgatattttcattaaatatttcattgaaaccaTTTCTCGTTCTCCAGCTTTTACCCGTGAGCAGATAGATGACATGTCTTCCATAGGTGACACATTGATAGCTTCACTGGATAACATGTCTAAAAGTGGGAAGAGTTCTACAAACATTTTGCAAGCTCTAAATATGGCATTCGCCTCATCCATGGCGGAAATTGCCATAATCGATCAAGGAGGACAAAGTATTGATATCAAAACTGACGCAATTATTGATGCCTTGAATGAAGCATTCATTAAGACAGGAGGACGAGTAAATAATCAATTCTTAAGTGAAATAAGACAGTTGATAATTATGTTCAGCCGAAATTCAATGAATGATATCACATCTGGAAATACAATTACAAGCTCAGGATTTGCTGCTGGTGATTACGTATCATCTTTCCCAATAACAGCGGTAGTCACTTCTGACGGATACACAGCAGGACAATCGTCATATCAAACATCTTACACTTTATCATCAACAGGTGATAATAGACAACAAAACAATGGAATAGGACAAGGCGTTTCTTCAGCTACAACAAGCAGTACTCAAGGATATGGACTAAGTCAGACTAGTAATGGTATATCATCATTTGCAACAGGTGATTCTCAAGGCTACGGACAAGGACTATCAGGATATCAAGATCAGCAAGGATATTCTTCTTCATCTTCTGCAATAGCAATCTCCTTAGGTTACAGTCAGAATGGCTATGGTCCTACTACAGGAGCAACTGGCATAGGCTCAGGAGCAGGTCAAGGACAAGGAGGATATGGTGGACAATTAGGAGGACCAGATGGCTCTTCTTCAGCATCTGCATCGTCTGCTGGTCAGAGTTACGGGCCTGTATTAGGACAACAAGCAGGAGCAGGTGGATCCTCCTCTTCTGTAACATCATCAGTTGATTCTCAAGGTTATGGTCCAGGGCAATCTGGATATTCTGGACAGCAAGGTTATTCCTCTTCTTCAATCGCCATTTCCCTTGGTTATGGTCAAAATGGATATGGCCCTGGTTCAGGGGCAACTGGCACAGGCTCAGGATTAAGTCAAGGGCAAGGAGGATATGATGCACAATTAGGAGGACCAGGTGGCTCTTCTTCAGCATCTGCATCGTCTGCCGGTCAGAGTTACGGGCCTGGATTAGGACAACAAGCAGGAGCAGGTGGATCCTCCTCTTCTGTAACATCATCAGTTGATTCTCAAGGTTATGGTCCAGGGCAATCTGGATATTCTGGACAGCAAGGTTATTCCTCTTCTTCAATCGCCATTTCCCTTGGTTATGGTCAAAATGGATATGGCCCTGGTTCAGGGGCAACTGGCACAGGCTCAGGATTAAGTCAAGGGCAAGGAGGATATGATGCACAATTAGGAGGACCAGGTGGCTCTTCTTCAGCATCTGCATCGTCTGCCGGTCAGAGTTACGGGCCTGGATTAGGACAACAAGCAGGAGCAGGTGGATCCTCCTCTTCTGCAACATCGTCAGTTGATTCTCAGGGTTATGGTTCAGGGCAATATGAATATTCTGGACAGCAAGGTTATTCCTCTTCCTCAATCGCCATTTCCCTTGATTATGGTCAAAATGGATATGGCTCTGGTTCAGGTGCAACTGGCACAGGCTCAGGAATAGATCAAGGGCAAGGAGGATATGATGGAAAATTAGGAGGACCAGATGGCTCTTCTTCAGCATCGGCATCATCTGCTGGTCAGAGTTACGGGCCTGAATTAGGACAACAAGCAGGTACATGTGGATCCTCCTGTTCTATAACGTCATCAGTTGATTCTCAAGGTTATGGTCCAGGCCAATCTGGATATTCTGGACAGCAAGGATCTTCATCTTCTTCAATCGCCATTTCCCTTGGTTATGGTCAAAATGGATATGGCCCTGGTTCAGGGGCAACTGGCACAGGCTCAGGATTAGGTCAAGGGCAAAGAGGATATGATGCACAATTAGGAGGACCAGGTGGCTCTTCTTCAGCATCTGCATCGTCTGCCGGTCAGAGTTACGGGCCTGGATTAGGACAACAAGCAGGAGCAGGTGGATCCTCCTCGTCTGCAACATCATCAGTTGATTCTCAGGGTTATGGTCCAGGACAATTTGAATATTCTGGACAGCAAGGTTATTCCTCTTCCTCAATCGCCATTTCCCTTGATTATGGTCAAAATTTATATGGCTCTGGTGCAGGTGCAACTGGCACAGGCTCAGGAATAAATCAAGGGCAAGGAGGATATGATGGACAATTATGA